The nucleotide window AGTCTCTCACTAGGGCTGCTACCCGACCCCTTATAAAGAAATAGGATTAGTCACTGCATCGAGCGAGAAGATTCTATGGAAAGAACTTCTATTCAATTCTCTTTCGGGTATAACCTTTGGTGTATAGTAAAGACAGCTTTGCCTTCATCGCTTGACCGATTCATGCGCTCGTTTGCGGAATTTTCCTGAAAAAACTCGTAACAACGGAGTCCTCTATGACCGCTTATATTGTCGTAGGTTCTGTGGCTGCTTTGATAGCAGCCATGGCACAAAGTTGCATTGGCTTCGGCTTCAGTATGATTTTGGCGCCTGCCCTTTTATTGGTTCTTGATGCGAAGAGTGTTGTTCCCACCGTATTGCTTGTCGATATATTCAACTGCCTCTTGGTCTCTATACGTTACCGTGAGCATATTCTGCCCCGTATCGTGATCCCTCTCGCGATCGGCGGCGTTATAGGCTTTGCTGCAGGTATCCGATTCCTCTTTCATGGCGATCAGCATTCCTTGCGTCTTGCCATGGGAATCTTTGTACTCGTTTTTACGGTGTTGCAATGGCGCGGATGGCGCAGACCGATTCGAGAAAAACTTTATACTTTATTGCCTGTAGGTTTCTTAAGTGGCCTCGCCGGCGGTGCCAGTTCCATGAGCGGGCCGCCTGTGGTTTTGTTCATGGCGAATCAAGACCACAATCCCCATGTTTTTCGCGCATCGCTCATCAGCTACTTCACTTTCATTGAAGTCTACGGCATCGCGCTCTTTTGGTGGTCCGGCGCCCTGACTCATGAAATCATCGTTAATGCCGCAGTCCTGATTCCCGCCATGCTGTTCGGGAGTATCATGGGCTTTTTTTTGGCGTCCCATTTCCCGGAACATATCTTCAAAAAAATGATTCTTTTTCTGCTCTTTGTGATTGGTATCTTTTTGACGCTGAGCGCCGCGCTGCCCCGCTAAGCAAGAATGCCCCGAATCAACACATTATTGCCGTAAGCGGGGATCCAAGGCATCGCGTAATCCGTCGCCGGCAAGGTTGAAAGAAACGACGGTGATAAAAATGGCGATTCCCGGAAAGGCAACCAGCCACCAAGCAAAATCAACAAAACTTTGAGATTGCTTTAGGATTTCGCCCCAACTGGCAGTGGGCGGCGGTACGCCAAAACCCAAAAAACTAAGTCCGGACTCGGTCAAGATGGCTCCGGCAACTCCAAAGGTAGCACTGACAAAGACGGGGCTGAGCGCATTGGGCAGGAGATGCCGAAAAATAATGCGCCAGTCATTCAGTCCGGATGCCCGTGCGGCAAGGCTATATTCTTGTTGTTTTTGTTTCAGCATTTCACCGCGTACCAACCGTGCGATGCCGGGCCAGCCGGTCAGTCCAATGACCACCATAATATTGATAATGCTCGGGTCGAGAAATGCCATTACCGTAATGACCAAGAAAAAAGACGGTACACAAATCCATATTTCAATCAAGCGCAGCGTCAACATATCCATGACCCCGCCATAAAAGCCGGCGAGGGCGCCTAAAAAGATGCCAATGACGACAGCGATACCCACGGCAATAAATCCGACGGACATGGAGATGCGCGTGCCCCAAATGATCCTGCTCAGCACATCCCGGCCCCGATCATCGGTCCCCAACCAATGTTCACGACACGGGGGTGATAAACGTTCCCGTAAATCTTGGCGCAGCGGACTGTAGGGAACAGGCGGATCCCAGCGAAACTCATCGGGCCCGGGCTCCCAACGATCAAAATTTCGGTATAAATTTTCTGCCTGCAAAGTTGCATAAGTAACGATGTTGGGGAAAAGATACAGTCGTCCGTCTTTGCGCATGGCTATGGGCACATCGCCGGCGATAAAAGGAGCGAGTAACGCGATGAGTGCCATGACAACAACCAGCAACACGCCGACCAGCGCCGGCTTATTCTTTTTGAATTGCCGCCATACCACGTTGGGATGTTTACGTACGTCTGAAGGCTGTGTTGCTATATTCATCCCAATTTAATCCTCGGATCCACCGCAACATAGAGCAAGTCACTTAACAAGAGCCCCGCCAAGGTCAACAAAGAGGCAATCGTAACTTCACCCATAATCAATGGATAATCTCGGCTTAATACGGCCTCAAAAGCAAGACGCCCCATGCCCGGGATGGAAAAGATGGTTTCAATAATAATGCTGCCGCCTATGAGGGCAGGCAATAAAGAACCTAGGAGTGTCACAATCGCAATGAGCGAATTGCGCATCGTATATTTCCAAAGGACGGTGCGTTCTGAGAAGCCGTAAGCCCGGGCTGTGCGGATATAATCCTGACGCAGTACGTCCAGCATGCCCGCGCGCATATAACGTGATAACAACGCGAGACCGCCATAGGTCAGGCAGAAAAGGGGAAGAACCATATGCCACACATGATCAGCAATCCGGGATAGGAGCGACATGGATTCCGCCGTGCCGGACTGCAAGCCATGGATGGGGAACCAGTCAAGATATTCGCCACCGCCCAAAAATAAAATGAGCAACATGGCAACCCAAAAGGTGGGCATGCTGTACAGGATAAACAAGATAATTGTGAGGCTGCTGTCTCGTTTGGTGCCGGGATGGGTGGCAGAATAAACGCCTACAGGGATGGAAATAATATAAACTAAGAAGATAGAAATCAGATTGAACATGAGCGTGACGGGCAGCGCCTCCACAATCTTTTCCATAACGGGTCGCTGATCTTTCATGCTGTTGCCAAAGTCAAAGCGTAAGAGACGCCCCAGCCAAAGCGCATATTGTACTGGGATTGGTTTATCCAAACCGTAAAGGGCCTTGGTTTGTTCGATGATATCACGGGTCGCTGCGTCAGCCTGCATGTCCCCTTCCATACCTTGCAGTTTATACGCGATAGGGCTGCCCGGCGCTAATTGGATCAGCGCAAAGGTCAGCATGCTGATTCCGATAAAGGTCGGGATAACCAACAACAATCTTCGAATAATATAGGCGCGCATTAGAAGCCAGTCTTACAGATTGAACAAAAGTCGTAACAATGTTCTATCACTCTTTACTTTATAGTCCTTTCGCTCTGACAATATATAAAAACGTAAATAATCATCCGCCGTAACGCTGCATACTTTTGGGCACAAACCATTCTCGTTGGTCGATACCAAAGGGATAGACGCGGATACCGTGAATGCGCTTGTCGCCTGCAGCGAGCACTTTGGGAGCCAACAGGAAGAGATAAGGTTGTTCTTCATATAGGATTTCTTGGAAACGGTGGTACAGTCGAATGCGGGTGTCCGCATCAAAAGAAATACGCGCCTCTTCAATAATCTTATCGGATTCATCATGGATAAAGCCGACATAATTGGAGCCGGCGTCCGCTTGCGACGAGTGCCAAACCTGATAGGGATCAGGATCGGGCGGCATACTCCAGCCCATAAGGACTGCGTCAAACTCGCGCTTATCGACGCGCTCCAACAAAGACGCCCATTCCATAGGGCGTATTACGAGATCAATACCGGCGCGGCC belongs to Candidatus Hydrogenedentota bacterium and includes:
- a CDS encoding sulfite exporter TauE/SafE family protein; translated protein: MTAYIVVGSVAALIAAMAQSCIGFGFSMILAPALLLVLDAKSVVPTVLLVDIFNCLLVSIRYREHILPRIVIPLAIGGVIGFAAGIRFLFHGDQHSLRLAMGIFVLVFTVLQWRGWRRPIREKLYTLLPVGFLSGLAGGASSMSGPPVVLFMANQDHNPHVFRASLISYFTFIEVYGIALFWWSGALTHEIIVNAAVLIPAMLFGSIMGFFLASHFPEHIFKKMILFLLFVIGIFLTLSAALPR
- a CDS encoding ABC transporter permease, producing the protein MNIATQPSDVRKHPNVVWRQFKKNKPALVGVLLVVVMALIALLAPFIAGDVPIAMRKDGRLYLFPNIVTYATLQAENLYRNFDRWEPGPDEFRWDPPVPYSPLRQDLRERLSPPCREHWLGTDDRGRDVLSRIIWGTRISMSVGFIAVGIAVVIGIFLGALAGFYGGVMDMLTLRLIEIWICVPSFFLVITVMAFLDPSIINIMVVIGLTGWPGIARLVRGEMLKQKQQEYSLAARASGLNDWRIIFRHLLPNALSPVFVSATFGVAGAILTESGLSFLGFGVPPPTASWGEILKQSQSFVDFAWWLVAFPGIAIFITVVSFNLAGDGLRDALDPRLRQ
- a CDS encoding ABC transporter permease; this encodes MRAYIIRRLLLVIPTFIGISMLTFALIQLAPGSPIAYKLQGMEGDMQADAATRDIIEQTKALYGLDKPIPVQYALWLGRLLRFDFGNSMKDQRPVMEKIVEALPVTLMFNLISIFLVYIISIPVGVYSATHPGTKRDSSLTIILFILYSMPTFWVAMLLILFLGGGEYLDWFPIHGLQSGTAESMSLLSRIADHVWHMVLPLFCLTYGGLALLSRYMRAGMLDVLRQDYIRTARAYGFSERTVLWKYTMRNSLIAIVTLLGSLLPALIGGSIIIETIFSIPGMGRLAFEAVLSRDYPLIMGEVTIASLLTLAGLLLSDLLYVAVDPRIKLG